From Enoplosus armatus isolate fEnoArm2 chromosome 23, fEnoArm2.hap1, whole genome shotgun sequence, a single genomic window includes:
- the LOC139305752 gene encoding uncharacterized protein — protein sequence MMTFPKFVFYLTCLIMGKMAQMTDMKLSFSVRQEGRFVSANVGDNVTLRCFYGGDDSAWLHWYKQTLGEKPKPVSTIYVYDRKATFYDEFKNNPRFTLHSENGTNHLTISDLRISDSATYYCGTSYTFVLTLAEGIIVTVKGSSIQALVHQSASETIRPGGSVTLNCTVHTGSCDGKHSVYWFKKSGESHPGLIYTREGRNDQCERGPNTQTHTCVYNLSMKRLNLSHAGTYYCAVASCGHILFGDGAKLDFEDEGDSLVLVYFLSGALAFSIILVVLLASLAHKIVKENKCQCTKCQARLSAPSTTNAEGYRDGDNLHYAALSDNLPNRSRRQRNNTENECVYSSVKQ from the exons ATGATGACATTTCCAAAGTTTGTTTTCTATCTGACGTGCTTGATCATGGGGAAAATGG CTCAGATGACTGATATGAAATTGTCCTTCTCTGTTCGTCAAGAGGGACGTTTTGTATCAGCTAACGTTGGAGACAATGTGACTCTGCGATGTTTCTATGGCGGTGATGATTCAGCATGGCTTCACTGGTATAAGCAAACTCTGGGAGAGAAACCAAAGCCCGTCTCTACCATCTATGTCTATGACAGAAAAGCCACCTTTTATGATGAATTCAAAAACAATCCACGCTTCACACTGCACAGTGAGAACGGAACAAATCACTTGACAATTTCTGATTTGCGCATTTCAGACTCAGCTACTTATTACTGCGGAACTAGCTATACATTTGTCTTGACTCTTGCCGAGGGCATTATTGTTACCGTAAAGGGTTCGAGCATCCAAGCTTTAGTCCATCAGTCAGCCTCTGAGACCATCCGGCCAGGAGGCTCCGTGACTCTGAACTGTACGGTACACACTGGGAGCTGTGATGGAAAACACAGCGTGTACTGGTTCAAAAAGTCTGGAGAATCTCATCCAGGACTCATTTACACCCGTGAAGGCAGGAATGATCAGTGTGAGAGGGgacccaacacacaaacacacacctgtgtctACAACTTGTCAATGAAGAGGCTGAATCTTTCTCATGCTGGGACCTACTACTGTGCTGTTGCCTCGTGTGGACACATACTGTTTGGAGACGGGGCCAAGCTGGACTTTGAGG ATGAGGGGGACTCTCTTGTCTTGGTGTATTTCTTGAGTGGAGCTTTGGCATTCAGCATCATCCTGGTGGTCCTACTGGCTTCCTTAGCACACAAGATCGTCAAGGAAAACAAGTGCCAGTGTACAA AGTGTCAAGCAAGATTATCAGCTCCTTCCACAACAAATGCAGAG GGTTACCGAGATGGAGACAACCTCCATTATGCTGCTTTAAGTGATAACCTGCCCAACAGATCAAGAAGACAGAGGAACAACACCgagaatgaatgtgtgtactcCAGTGTGAAGCAGTAG
- the LOC139305608 gene encoding immunoglobulin kappa light chain-like produces the protein MMTSAVFALFLTGLFLGEMARTTDLKVSSSVRQESGFVSANVGDKLTLQCFYEGDVAARLYWYKQTLGRKPRLISSFYMFDKNGTFYGEFKNNPHFTLDTENSKNHLTITDLRISDSATYYCISCYLYTLEISETTIVSVKGSSLNIQALVHQSASETIQPGGSVTLNCTVHTGSCDGEHSVYWFKKSEESHPGLIYTHGGRNDQCEREPNSQTHTCVYNLAMKRLNLSHAGTYYCAVASCGHILFGDGTKLDFEGEVDLVYVWSGASALTTILVVLLAFWVCLMNKRNSCRSSETQARFASPSTANAEGYQNTDTLYYAALSANLPNRSRRQRDQTWTECVYYSVKK, from the exons ATGATGACATCGGCAGTGTTCGCCCTCTTTCTCACAGGTCTTTTCTTGGGGGAAATGG CTCGGACGACTGATCTGAAAGTGTCCTCATCTGTCCGCCAAGAGAGTGGTTTTGTGTCAGCTAATGTTGGTGACAAGTTGACTTTGCAGTGTTTCTATGAAGGCGATGTTGCTGCAAGGCTCTACTGGTATAAGCAAACTCTGGGCCGGAAACCAAGGCTCATCTCTAGCTTCTACATGTTTGATAAAAATGGCACTTTCTATGGGGAATTCAAGAACAATCCACACTTCACACTGGATactgaaaatagtaaaaatcaCTTGACAATAACAGATTTGCGCATTTCAGACTCAGCTACTTATTACTGCATAAGTTGCTATTTATACACGTTAGAAATTTCAGAGACCACTATTGTCAGTGTCAAGGGTTCCAGTTTGAACATCCAAGCTTTGGTCCATCAGTCAGCCTCTGAGACCATCCAGCCAGGAGGCTCCGTGACTCTGaactgtacagtacacactggGAGCTGTGATGGAGAACACAGCGTGTACTGGTTCAAAAAGTCTGAAGAATCTCATCCAGGACTCATTTACACCCATGGAGGCAGGAATGATCAGTGTGAGAGGGAACccaactcacaaacacacacctgtgtctACAACTTGGCAATGAAGAGGCTGAATCTTTCTCATGCTGGGACCTACTACTGTGCTGTTGCCTCATGTGGACACATACTGTTTGGAGACGGGACCAAGCTGGACTTTGAGG GTGAGGTTGACTTGGTGTATGTCTGGAGTGGAGCTTCGGCACTCACCACCATCCTGGTTGTCTTACTGGCTTTCTGGGTGTGCCTGATGAACAAGAGAAACAGCTGCCGATCTTCAG AGACTCAAGCAAGATTTGCATCGCCCTCCACTGCAAATGCAGag GGTtaccaaaacacagacacccTCTATTATGCTGCCTTAAGTGCCAACCTGCCGAACAGATCACGAAGACAGAGGGATCAAACCTGGACTGAATGTGTGTACTACAGCGTGAAGAAGTAG